A single Cryptosporangium phraense DNA region contains:
- a CDS encoding RNA polymerase subunit sigma-70 has protein sequence MIDEDSFGAAFETHRRELRLHCYRLLGSYADAEDLVQETFLRAWKGLATFEGRSSVRAWLYRIATNACLDALPTRPSRVLPHHLAGATDPSVGLPPRTDLPWLQPYPDEELPETAAVDRETITLAFLAALQFLPARQRAALVLRDVHGWPASATAEALDLSVPAVNSALQRARATLRQHLPERRSEWRATRPGPAEQQLLNPYLDAVRRADPAAVAALLAEDVRTTMPPWPMWFEGRDHVRRALASSWDPDLPGYVGELVSEPRGVNGGIGVATWARAPGDDRFRPFAIGAYRIEDGLIAEITAFHDPALFEIFGMRDR, from the coding sequence GTGATCGACGAAGACTCGTTCGGGGCGGCTTTCGAGACTCATCGGCGCGAGCTGCGGCTGCACTGCTACCGACTCCTCGGCTCCTACGCCGACGCCGAGGACCTCGTCCAGGAGACGTTCCTCCGGGCCTGGAAGGGCCTGGCCACGTTCGAGGGCCGCTCGTCGGTCCGCGCCTGGCTCTACCGGATCGCCACCAACGCCTGCCTCGACGCGCTGCCCACGCGTCCGTCCCGGGTCCTGCCGCACCACCTGGCCGGGGCCACCGACCCGTCGGTCGGCCTCCCGCCGCGCACCGACCTCCCGTGGCTGCAGCCGTACCCCGACGAGGAGCTCCCGGAGACCGCCGCCGTCGACCGCGAGACGATCACGCTCGCGTTCCTGGCCGCACTCCAGTTCCTGCCGGCCCGGCAGCGCGCCGCGCTCGTCCTCCGCGACGTCCACGGCTGGCCCGCGTCCGCCACCGCCGAGGCGCTCGACCTGAGCGTCCCCGCGGTCAACAGCGCGCTGCAGCGCGCCCGCGCCACCCTCCGGCAGCATCTACCGGAACGCCGGTCGGAGTGGCGCGCCACCCGGCCGGGCCCGGCCGAACAGCAACTGCTCAACCCCTATCTGGACGCCGTCCGGCGCGCCGATCCGGCCGCGGTCGCCGCGCTGCTGGCCGAAGACGTCCGGACGACGATGCCGCCCTGGCCGATGTGGTTCGAAGGGCGCGACCACGTCCGGCGGGCGCTCGCGTCGAGCTGGGACCCGGACCTCCCCGGCTACGTGGGCGAGCTCGTCTCGGAACCGCGCGGGGTCAACGGCGGGATCGGGGTCGCGACCTGGGCACGCGCGCCCGGCGACGACCGGTTCCGCCCGTTCGCGATCGGCGCCTACCGGATCGAGGACGGGCTCATCGCCGAGATCACCGCGTTCCACGATCCGGCGCTGTTCGAAATATTCGGGATGCGCGACCGATGA
- a CDS encoding enoyl-CoA hydratase/isomerase family protein produces MTDHFDLDRQDGILTVRTHTDGGPARWSRDLLAAWVRLLGEIAADRTTEVLIVTGTGDAWLGGVDAASFATPPSAWTSDEVDEQYSNGVKLLERMIVDIDVPTIGAINGPGFRLELPLLCDLTLATPDVRIGDGNFTAGSAPGDGLYLILRELVGVKRATGIVYTGATLTAAEAEALGLIARGWQTAILPDLRHAYAHQLLTMTSQ; encoded by the coding sequence GTGACCGACCACTTCGACCTCGATCGGCAGGACGGCATCCTCACCGTCCGCACCCACACCGACGGCGGCCCGGCCCGCTGGTCCCGCGACCTGCTCGCCGCCTGGGTGCGCCTGCTCGGCGAGATCGCCGCCGACCGGACCACCGAGGTGCTGATCGTGACCGGCACCGGCGACGCCTGGCTCGGCGGCGTCGACGCGGCCTCGTTCGCCACCCCACCGAGCGCCTGGACCAGCGACGAGGTCGACGAGCAGTACTCCAACGGCGTGAAGCTGCTGGAGCGGATGATCGTCGACATCGACGTGCCGACGATCGGCGCGATCAACGGCCCCGGCTTCCGGCTCGAGCTGCCGCTCCTCTGCGACCTCACGCTCGCCACCCCGGACGTCCGGATCGGCGACGGCAACTTCACCGCCGGCTCCGCGCCCGGCGACGGCCTGTACCTGATCCTGCGCGAGCTCGTCGGCGTCAAACGCGCGACCGGGATCGTCTACACCGGAGCGACGCTCACAGCGGCCGAGGCCGAGGCGCTGGGCCTGATCGCCCGCGGCTGGCAGACCGCGATCCTTCCCGACCTGCGCCACGCCTACGCCCACCAGCTCCTCACGATGACCAGCCAGTGA
- a CDS encoding dihydrofolate reductase family protein gives MAKVLYGATMSLDGFIAGPDGDMSWLKDHLGPDPVADDLVAHVGSVLVGGRSYRGDDPNVGTEKEGPFGGAWHGEQIVLTRTPAPDLPGVTFVSTLNTALHQARAAAGDQYVCIIGADVGRQCLDAGEVDEVLVFVAPVLLGDGVPLYRHLGGATTRLECTNVHTTPHATSLWYRVHR, from the coding sequence ATGGCGAAAGTGCTCTACGGTGCCACGATGTCGCTCGACGGCTTCATCGCCGGCCCGGACGGTGACATGTCCTGGCTGAAGGACCACCTCGGCCCGGACCCGGTGGCCGACGACCTGGTCGCGCACGTCGGCTCGGTGCTCGTCGGCGGCCGGTCGTACCGCGGTGACGACCCGAACGTGGGCACCGAGAAGGAGGGCCCGTTCGGCGGCGCCTGGCACGGCGAGCAGATCGTCCTGACCCGTACGCCGGCCCCGGACCTGCCCGGCGTGACGTTCGTGAGCACTCTGAACACCGCACTCCACCAAGCCAGGGCCGCGGCCGGCGACCAGTACGTCTGCATCATCGGCGCCGACGTCGGCCGCCAGTGCCTCGACGCCGGCGAGGTCGACGAGGTGCTGGTGTTCGTCGCCCCGGTCCTGCTCGGCGACGGGGTGCCGCTCTACCGGCACCTGGGCGGCGCGACCACCCGCCTGGAGTGCACGAACGTGCACACGACCCCACACGCGACGAGCCTCTGGTACCGCGTGCACCGCTGA
- a CDS encoding TetR/AcrR family transcriptional regulator: MDFRTQTALARREAGRDVITARAVELFESRDYDGITVSDLAAAAEISERTFYRYFASRDDVLIEFGVRGGSRIPDQLAARPADEPPLQALIQAIAHRNAAAQEHSRAWNAIVARLPAKYAFIGEAVGRNIKDRIVPVLRQRLSAEQIERGDDVLLVGLAWTIVASVAKANHSTTYTEPLVLEAAARARAAFVAMDANLPGGPRD, translated from the coding sequence GTGGACTTCCGTACGCAGACCGCTCTCGCCCGGCGCGAGGCCGGGCGGGACGTGATCACCGCCCGCGCCGTCGAGCTGTTCGAGAGCCGCGACTACGACGGCATCACGGTGTCGGACCTGGCTGCCGCGGCCGAGATCTCGGAGCGGACGTTCTACCGCTACTTCGCCTCGCGCGACGACGTGCTGATCGAGTTCGGGGTCCGCGGCGGGTCGCGGATCCCCGATCAGCTCGCGGCGCGGCCCGCGGACGAACCGCCGCTACAAGCCCTGATCCAGGCGATCGCCCACCGCAACGCGGCCGCTCAGGAGCACTCCCGGGCCTGGAACGCGATCGTCGCCCGGCTGCCCGCGAAGTACGCGTTCATCGGCGAGGCCGTCGGCCGGAACATCAAGGACAGGATCGTGCCGGTCCTGCGTCAGCGGCTGTCGGCCGAGCAGATCGAGCGCGGCGACGACGTCCTGCTGGTCGGGCTGGCCTGGACGATCGTCGCCAGCGTGGCCAAGGCGAACCACAGCACGACGTACACCGAACCGCTCGTCCTCGAAGCCGCCGCCCGCGCCCGGGCGGCGTTCGTGGCGATGGACGCGAACCTGCCTGGAGGCCCCCGTGACTGA
- a CDS encoding amidohydrolase family protein, producing MRIEDMTLISIDDHVVEPPDMFEGHVPEKYKGLAPKVEKNEQGNDNWVFQGASMGTMGLNAVVSWPAEEWGMDPAGYAEMRPGAYDIHARVRDMDRNGVLASMCFPTFAGFSAGFFQKAPDKDLAFAMLQAYNDWHVDEWCAAYPGRMIPIGISPVWNPEQMISEIHRLSAKGVRAVTMPELPHLQGVPSYHDLDYWGPVFQACSDTGTVMCLHIGAGLGALRLTPGAPIDNMIILATQVSVLAAQDLLWGPAMRTYPDLKIAWSEAGIGWIPFYLDRSDRHYTNQRWLRRDFGGSLPSEVFKAHSLACYVTDPAALKNRHEIGIETIAWECDYPHSDSIFPNAPEFVLNEMNNAGVNDDEINMITWQNSARFFGWDPFKHISASDATVGALRATATDVDVTIRPRAEWKKLYEAAHA from the coding sequence ATGCGCATCGAGGACATGACCCTGATCAGCATCGACGACCACGTCGTCGAGCCGCCCGACATGTTCGAAGGCCACGTCCCGGAGAAGTACAAGGGGCTGGCCCCGAAGGTCGAGAAGAACGAGCAGGGCAACGACAACTGGGTCTTCCAGGGCGCGTCGATGGGCACGATGGGCCTGAACGCGGTGGTCAGCTGGCCGGCCGAGGAGTGGGGCATGGACCCGGCCGGCTACGCCGAGATGCGTCCGGGCGCCTACGACATCCACGCCCGCGTCCGTGACATGGACCGCAACGGCGTCCTCGCGTCGATGTGCTTCCCGACGTTCGCCGGGTTCTCGGCCGGCTTCTTCCAGAAGGCCCCGGACAAGGACCTCGCGTTCGCGATGCTCCAGGCCTACAACGACTGGCACGTCGACGAGTGGTGTGCCGCCTATCCGGGCCGGATGATCCCGATCGGCATCTCGCCGGTGTGGAACCCGGAGCAGATGATCTCGGAGATCCATCGGCTCTCGGCCAAGGGTGTGCGCGCGGTGACGATGCCCGAGCTGCCGCACCTGCAGGGTGTGCCGTCCTATCACGACCTGGACTACTGGGGACCGGTCTTCCAGGCGTGCAGCGACACCGGCACGGTGATGTGCCTGCACATCGGCGCCGGTCTCGGCGCGCTACGCCTCACCCCGGGCGCGCCGATCGACAACATGATCATCCTGGCGACGCAGGTGTCGGTGCTGGCGGCCCAGGACCTGCTCTGGGGCCCGGCCATGCGCACCTACCCCGACCTGAAGATCGCCTGGTCGGAGGCGGGCATCGGGTGGATCCCGTTCTACCTCGACCGGTCCGACCGGCATTACACGAACCAGCGCTGGCTGCGGCGTGACTTCGGTGGGTCGCTGCCCAGCGAGGTGTTCAAGGCCCACTCGCTGGCCTGCTACGTCACCGACCCGGCGGCGCTCAAGAACCGGCACGAGATCGGCATCGAGACGATCGCCTGGGAGTGCGACTACCCGCACTCGGACTCGATCTTCCCGAACGCTCCGGAGTTCGTCCTCAACGAGATGAACAACGCGGGCGTCAATGACGACGAGATCAACATGATCACCTGGCAGAACAGTGCCCGCTTCTTCGGCTGGGACCCGTTCAAGCACATCTCGGCGTCGGACGCGACGGTGGGCGCGCTGCGGGCGACGGCTACCGATGTGGACGTGACGATCCGGCCGAGGGCGGAGTGGAAGAAGCTGTACGAGGCCGCACACGCCTGA
- a CDS encoding TetR/AcrR family transcriptional regulator — protein sequence MTARLSRSPRDDARENHERIIHAARSALGAQGLDVPIREIARRAGTGTSTVYRHFPTKQLLVAEVFADDLRAWRSALDDGLADPDPWRGFCRTVARLCDLQARDNGFAAAVKARFPRALDLTANRASSLASAAELVRRAKATGRLRTDVTVNDVTLMLMAGGGIRANTPAARVAASRRFAALTIRAFRAPSAP from the coding sequence GTGACCGCTCGTTTGTCCCGCAGCCCGCGCGACGACGCCCGGGAGAACCACGAGCGCATCATTCATGCGGCCCGCTCGGCACTGGGCGCACAGGGCCTGGACGTACCGATCCGGGAGATCGCTCGACGCGCGGGAACCGGAACGTCGACCGTCTACCGTCATTTCCCGACCAAACAGCTCCTGGTCGCGGAGGTGTTCGCCGACGATTTGCGGGCCTGGCGATCTGCCCTGGACGACGGGCTCGCCGACCCCGATCCCTGGCGCGGCTTCTGCCGGACGGTCGCGCGACTCTGCGACCTGCAAGCACGCGACAACGGCTTCGCCGCGGCGGTCAAGGCCCGGTTCCCGCGCGCACTGGACCTCACGGCGAACCGAGCCTCCTCGCTGGCCTCCGCGGCCGAACTCGTACGCCGGGCGAAGGCGACCGGCCGCCTCCGCACCGACGTCACGGTGAACGACGTGACCCTCATGCTCATGGCCGGCGGCGGCATCCGCGCGAACACCCCAGCAGCCCGCGTCGCCGCATCCCGACGCTTCGCAGCACTCACGATCCGCGCGTTCCGAGCCCCGTCGGCGCCCTAG
- a CDS encoding TetR/AcrR family transcriptional regulator: protein MVGCVTAADAPPERQRDAERTRGEILEAATEEFADRGYAGGRVDEIAARTRTTKRMIYYYFGSKQGLYVAVLERAYAGIRRLEQDLDVDHLDPARAMRALAELTFDHHQSHPAFIRLVSIENVHHAEHLRTSPVLAGLAAPAVDVLSGILDRGRAAGLFRADVDALDVHMVISAFCVFRTANRYTFEAIFGRDMLDPALTEHHRRMIGDLVLEYLTAHVGRA from the coding sequence ATGGTCGGATGCGTGACCGCCGCTGATGCGCCCCCGGAACGTCAGCGCGACGCCGAACGCACGCGCGGCGAGATCCTGGAGGCTGCGACCGAGGAGTTCGCCGACCGCGGTTACGCCGGCGGCCGGGTCGACGAGATCGCTGCCCGAACCCGCACCACCAAGCGGATGATCTATTACTACTTCGGTTCCAAGCAGGGCCTCTACGTCGCCGTGCTCGAACGGGCCTACGCCGGCATCCGCCGCCTGGAGCAGGATCTCGACGTCGACCATCTCGACCCGGCCCGGGCCATGCGCGCGCTCGCCGAGCTGACGTTCGACCACCACCAGTCCCACCCGGCGTTCATCCGGCTGGTGAGCATCGAGAACGTCCACCACGCCGAGCACCTGCGCACGTCACCGGTGCTGGCCGGGCTGGCCGCCCCGGCCGTCGACGTGCTGTCCGGCATCCTCGACCGGGGCCGCGCCGCCGGCCTGTTCCGCGCCGACGTCGACGCGCTCGACGTCCACATGGTCATCAGCGCGTTCTGCGTGTTCCGGACCGCGAACCGGTACACGTTCGAGGCGATCTTCGGCCGCGACATGCTCGACCCCGCCCTCACCGAGCACCACCGCCGCATGATCGGCGACCTGGTCCTCGAGTACCTGACGGCCCACGTCGGCCGGGCTTAG
- a CDS encoding sugar phosphate isomerase/epimerase and 4-hydroxyphenylpyruvate domain-containing protein yields the protein MRADLATVCLSGTLEDKLVAAAEAGFDGVEIFEPDLVASSLRPGDLRVLCRDLGLSIDLYQPFRDLDSTDPDRFAANLRRAERKFDVMESLGVGTVLVCSSVSPDAVTDPDELAAQLAALASRAAARGLRIAFEALAWGTYVNTYEHSWDVVRRADHPALGLCLDSFHILSRGSDPAPIARIPAEKLFFLQLADAPVLSMDVLQWSRHHRLFPGQGAFDLPGFLRAVLAAGYAGPLSLEVFNDVFRQADPARTAVDARRSLLALEDAVSPAAVSPAAAPAAVSRAAVSRAAVSAAPTGPGPAAAGPVDPAPALAGHAFVELLASSSSEAEELGRVLGALGFSRTGRHRSKPVERWEQGRARVLLNAADSAAGPAAGREAAGPAAGREAVGREAAGREADGGGAVVGALAVESADPPAAARRAQRLLAPLLPRDRGPSEADLAAVAAPDGTPLFFCRTGATGPGAWSVDFDPLEPTASAPAAPAATSAAPATPATPAAAPAAPAAGPGGIGVTGIDHVGLSEPFDRFDEAALFHRAVLGLTPLSTGEFAAPFGLIRGRALTDPARSVRIALTVSRLRRGDWAPAVAEPQYVAFAVDDVIESARRARAAGAPLLAIPDNYYDDLDARLDIPPDRLAAYRDLGILHTEDTGTGAYLHVSTPLLGGRLFLALAQRVDGYDGYGWADAPVRMTAHRRHRLVRSG from the coding sequence GTGCGCGCTGACCTCGCGACCGTGTGTCTGTCCGGGACGCTCGAAGACAAGCTCGTCGCCGCAGCCGAGGCCGGCTTCGACGGGGTCGAGATCTTCGAGCCGGACCTGGTCGCGTCCTCGCTGCGCCCCGGCGACCTCCGGGTCCTCTGCCGCGACCTCGGCCTCTCGATCGACCTCTACCAGCCGTTCCGCGATCTCGACTCCACCGATCCGGACCGGTTCGCGGCCAACCTCCGGCGGGCCGAGCGCAAGTTCGACGTGATGGAGTCGCTCGGGGTCGGCACCGTGCTGGTCTGCTCGTCGGTGTCCCCGGACGCGGTGACCGACCCCGACGAGCTGGCCGCGCAGCTCGCCGCGCTCGCTTCCCGCGCGGCCGCCCGCGGTCTGCGGATCGCCTTCGAGGCGCTCGCCTGGGGCACGTACGTCAATACCTACGAGCACTCCTGGGACGTCGTCCGGCGGGCCGATCATCCGGCGCTCGGGCTGTGCCTGGACAGTTTCCACATCCTGTCGCGGGGTTCGGACCCGGCGCCGATCGCCCGGATACCGGCCGAGAAGCTGTTCTTCCTGCAGCTCGCGGATGCGCCGGTGCTGTCGATGGACGTGCTGCAGTGGAGCCGGCACCACCGGCTGTTCCCGGGCCAGGGCGCGTTCGACCTGCCCGGGTTCCTGCGGGCGGTGCTGGCCGCGGGGTACGCCGGGCCGTTGTCGCTGGAGGTCTTCAACGACGTCTTCCGGCAGGCCGACCCGGCCCGGACGGCGGTCGACGCGCGTCGGTCGCTGCTCGCGCTGGAGGACGCGGTCTCGCCGGCCGCGGTTTCGCCGGCCGCGGCGCCGGCCGCGGTTTCGCGGGCCGCGGTTTCGCGGGCCGCGGTCTCGGCCGCGCCGACCGGGCCGGGGCCGGCGGCGGCAGGGCCGGTCGACCCGGCGCCGGCGTTGGCCGGGCACGCGTTCGTGGAGCTGCTGGCGTCGTCCTCGTCGGAGGCGGAGGAACTCGGGCGGGTGCTGGGGGCGCTGGGGTTCTCCCGGACCGGGCGGCACCGGTCGAAGCCGGTCGAGCGATGGGAGCAGGGCCGCGCCCGGGTCCTGCTGAACGCGGCCGACTCGGCTGCCGGCCCAGCCGCCGGCCGCGAAGCCGCCGGCCCTGCCGCCGGCCGTGAAGCCGTCGGCCGTGAAGCCGCCGGCCGCGAAGCCGACGGCGGGGGAGCGGTCGTCGGGGCGCTCGCGGTCGAGTCGGCGGACCCGCCGGCCGCGGCCCGGCGGGCCCAGCGCCTGCTCGCGCCGCTACTCCCCCGAGACCGGGGACCGTCCGAAGCCGACCTCGCCGCGGTAGCCGCCCCAGACGGCACGCCCCTCTTCTTCTGCCGCACCGGCGCGACCGGCCCCGGAGCCTGGTCGGTCGACTTCGACCCCCTCGAACCGACGGCCAGCGCCCCCGCAGCCCCGGCCGCCACGTCGGCCGCGCCGGCCACCCCGGCCACCCCGGCGGCCGCCCCGGCCGCGCCGGCCGCCGGGCCGGGCGGGATCGGCGTCACGGGCATCGACCACGTCGGGCTCTCCGAGCCGTTCGACCGCTTCGACGAAGCGGCCCTCTTCCACCGCGCCGTCCTCGGCCTCACCCCACTCTCCACCGGCGAGTTCGCCGCCCCGTTCGGGCTGATCCGGGGCCGCGCCCTCACCGACCCGGCCCGCAGCGTCCGCATCGCGCTCACGGTCTCGCGCCTGAGGCGCGGCGACTGGGCCCCGGCCGTCGCCGAGCCGCAGTACGTCGCGTTCGCGGTCGACGACGTCATCGAGAGCGCCCGCCGGGCCCGCGCCGCGGGCGCGCCGCTCCTCGCGATCCCCGACAACTACTACGACGACCTCGACGCCCGCCTCGACATCCCGCCGGACCGGCTGGCCGCCTACCGCGACCTCGGCATCCTGCACACCGAAGACACCGGCACCGGCGCGTATCTGCACGTCAGCACCCCGCTGCTGGGGGGCAGGCTGTTCCTGGCGCTGGCCCAGCGGGTCGACGGCTACGACGGCTACGGCTGGGCCGACGCCCCGGTCCGGATGACCGCCCACCGCCGCCACCGCCTTGTCCGGTCGGGGTGA
- a CDS encoding SigE family RNA polymerase sigma factor has protein sequence MESQSEAEFAAFYAAHFPSLCKQLYAYVGDRGAAQDLVQEAFARGWARWSTLHAYDEPAAWVRTVALRLAVSRWRRARRSLAFLAGQREQPVVPPPDPTHVALVAALALLPSKQRKAIVLHYLADVPIAEIAAGERVAEGTVKSWLHRGRTALASELGEPTVDGRIR, from the coding sequence GTGGAATCCCAGAGCGAGGCGGAGTTCGCGGCCTTCTACGCCGCCCACTTCCCGTCGCTGTGCAAGCAGCTCTACGCCTACGTCGGCGACCGGGGCGCGGCCCAGGATCTCGTCCAGGAGGCGTTCGCCCGCGGGTGGGCGCGCTGGTCGACCCTCCACGCCTACGACGAGCCGGCGGCCTGGGTGCGCACCGTCGCGTTGCGGCTGGCGGTCAGTCGATGGCGCCGGGCCCGTCGATCCCTCGCGTTCCTGGCCGGGCAGCGGGAGCAACCGGTGGTGCCGCCGCCGGATCCGACGCACGTGGCGCTGGTGGCCGCACTCGCGCTGCTCCCGTCCAAGCAACGGAAGGCGATCGTCCTGCACTACCTGGCCGACGTCCCGATCGCCGAGATCGCCGCCGGCGAGCGGGTGGCCGAGGGAACGGTCAAGTCCTGGCTGCACCGGGGTCGCACGGCGCTGGCCTCCGAATTGGGCGAGCCGACCGTCGACGGGAGGATCCGATGA
- a CDS encoding SAM-dependent methyltransferase: MTSTRPDSDTWDLATSVGATATMAAAARAIATRADRSLIDDPFAEPLVRSVGIDLLTRLATGELPPDELVGSAAIDGAQIRTRFYDEFFLDATTAGIDQAVILASGLDSRAYRLAWPADAVVFEVDQPQVIDFKTRVLSELGAAPTADRRAVAADLRDDWPAALRAAGFDPARPTAWSAEGLLSYLPPPAQDRLLDLVTELSAPGSRVATESRPAPLPDEEATTKAGLRRISERWRAHGFDLDHARLRYFGERNEAARYLADCGWTLSAITVRDLLAANGLPPFLDDDLRMGDVVYVSGVLDQMTT, translated from the coding sequence ATGACTTCTACCAGGCCTGACTCGGACACCTGGGACCTCGCGACCAGCGTCGGAGCGACCGCGACGATGGCCGCCGCGGCCCGGGCGATCGCGACGCGCGCGGATCGTTCGCTCATCGACGATCCGTTCGCCGAACCGCTCGTCCGGTCGGTCGGCATCGATCTGCTCACGCGGCTGGCGACCGGCGAACTTCCCCCCGACGAGCTGGTCGGGTCGGCGGCGATCGACGGAGCCCAGATCCGCACCCGGTTCTACGACGAGTTCTTCCTCGACGCGACGACGGCGGGCATCGATCAGGCCGTCATCCTGGCGTCCGGACTCGACTCCCGCGCCTACCGGCTGGCCTGGCCGGCGGACGCCGTCGTGTTCGAGGTCGACCAGCCGCAGGTCATCGACTTCAAGACCCGGGTCCTGAGCGAACTGGGCGCCGCACCGACCGCCGACCGGCGGGCCGTCGCGGCCGATCTGCGAGACGACTGGCCGGCCGCGCTGCGTGCCGCCGGATTCGACCCGGCCCGGCCGACCGCGTGGAGCGCCGAAGGGCTGCTCAGCTACCTGCCGCCCCCAGCGCAGGATCGTCTGCTGGACCTGGTCACCGAGCTCAGTGCGCCGGGCAGCCGGGTGGCCACCGAAAGCCGGCCCGCTCCGCTACCGGACGAAGAGGCCACCACGAAGGCGGGACTGCGCCGCATTTCCGAGCGCTGGCGCGCGCACGGGTTCGATCTCGATCACGCGCGCCTGCGCTATTTCGGGGAGCGCAACGAAGCTGCTCGGTACCTCGCCGACTGCGGCTGGACGCTGAGCGCGATCACCGTCCGAGACCTGCTCGCCGCCAACGGCCTTCCGCCGTTCCTCGACGACGACCTGCGGATGGGCGACGTGGTCTACGTCAGCGGCGTCCTCGATCAGATGACGACGTAG
- a CDS encoding DUF1801 domain-containing protein — MKTTRTDVSVDDFLASVPDESRRADAIAVREVMRKVTGDPGAMWGESIVGFGEATLRYATGREVEWFVVGFSPRKTSTTLYLGEDFPGKHDLLTGLGPHTTGKGCVYVKRLDVLDPATLERLVAAAVTR, encoded by the coding sequence ATGAAGACGACCCGGACCGACGTCAGCGTCGACGACTTCCTCGCGTCGGTGCCCGACGAAAGCCGCCGCGCCGACGCGATCGCCGTCCGCGAGGTGATGCGCAAGGTCACCGGCGACCCCGGCGCGATGTGGGGCGAGAGCATCGTCGGGTTCGGCGAAGCAACGCTGCGCTACGCGACCGGCCGCGAGGTCGAGTGGTTCGTCGTCGGCTTCTCGCCCCGCAAGACGTCCACGACGCTGTATCTCGGCGAGGACTTCCCGGGCAAGCACGACCTGCTCACCGGCCTCGGCCCGCACACGACCGGCAAGGGCTGCGTCTACGTCAAACGTCTCGATGTACTCGATCCGGCCACGCTGGAGCGGCTCGTGGCGGCCGCGGTGACCCGGTGA
- a CDS encoding shikimate dehydrogenase, which translates to MAVRSLTSRRPVRVGLIGSGIGPSLSPALHEREASLLGLDYTYRRLDLDELGRAPSDVGGLVAEARRAGFQGLNITHPCKQLVIPFLDELSEAAGKIGAVNTVVFTADGRSVGHNTDWSGFRDGLVRGLPDVRMGVVVLLGAGGAGAAAAHALRALGVGTVHVVDVDLERARSLADRLHTVAHPVGELADVLAGADGLVHATPVGMAEHPGLPLAAELLRPGLWVAEIVYRPLETELLRAARAAGCAALDGGGMAVHQAAAAMRLFAGVEPDADRMVRHLRELISAEAGRAR; encoded by the coding sequence GTGGCGGTCCGCTCGCTCACCTCGCGCCGGCCGGTGCGCGTCGGCCTGATCGGGTCGGGGATCGGCCCGTCGCTCTCGCCCGCGCTGCACGAGCGGGAGGCGTCGCTGCTGGGGCTCGACTACACGTACCGGCGGCTCGACCTGGACGAGCTGGGCCGGGCGCCGTCGGACGTCGGGGGACTGGTGGCGGAGGCCCGACGCGCGGGGTTCCAGGGGCTGAACATCACGCACCCCTGCAAGCAGCTGGTGATTCCGTTCCTCGACGAATTGTCGGAGGCGGCGGGCAAGATCGGGGCGGTCAACACGGTGGTGTTCACCGCCGACGGGCGCTCGGTGGGGCACAACACGGACTGGTCGGGGTTCCGAGACGGGCTGGTTCGCGGGCTGCCGGACGTCCGAATGGGGGTGGTGGTGCTGCTGGGGGCGGGAGGCGCGGGCGCGGCCGCGGCCCACGCGCTGCGTGCGTTGGGCGTGGGGACCGTGCACGTGGTGGACGTCGATCTCGAGCGTGCGCGGTCGCTGGCCGACCGGCTGCACACCGTGGCCCATCCGGTCGGCGAGCTCGCGGACGTGCTGGCCGGGGCCGACGGGCTGGTGCACGCGACCCCGGTCGGGATGGCCGAGCATCCGGGCCTGCCGCTGGCCGCGGAGCTGCTGCGGCCGGGGTTGTGGGTCGCCGAGATCGTGTACCGCCCGCTGGAGACCGAGTTACTGCGGGCCGCCCGGGCCGCCGGCTGCGCGGCGCTGGACGGCGGCGGAATGGCCGTGCACCAGGCCGCGGCGGCGATGCGCCTGTTCGCGGGCGTCGAGCCGGACGCCGACCGGATGGTGCGCCACCTCCGCGAGCTGATCTCGGCGGAGGCCGGCCGTGCGCGCTGA